Proteins co-encoded in one Leptolyngbya boryana PCC 6306 genomic window:
- a CDS encoding reverse transcriptase N-terminal domain-containing protein has translation MSKTSSKTTVEWHEINWRKLERRVYKLQTRIYQSSQRGDVRAVRRLQKTLMKSWSARALAVRRVTQDNCGKKTAGVDGVKSLTPKRRLNLVSQLKLGSKVSPTRRVWIPKPGREEKRPLGIPTTKDRALQALVKLALEPEWEARFEPNSYGFRVGRSCHDAIEAIFNEIRYKPKFVLDADIKSCFDRIDHQALLRKLNTFPTLHRQIRAWLKAGVIDAKQLFPTSEGTPQGGCSALRSAVW, from the coding sequence ATGTCTAAAACGAGTTCTAAGACTACGGTGGAATGGCACGAGATTAACTGGCGCAAGCTAGAGCGGCGCGTGTATAAGCTGCAAACGAGAATTTATCAATCCTCTCAACGTGGCGATGTGAGGGCAGTTCGCAGACTCCAAAAAACACTGATGAAATCCTGGTCAGCAAGAGCATTAGCGGTTCGTAGAGTCACTCAGGATAACTGCGGGAAAAAGACAGCAGGTGTGGATGGTGTCAAATCACTAACCCCAAAGCGACGACTTAACCTAGTCAGTCAACTCAAACTGGGTTCTAAGGTCAGCCCGACCCGACGAGTTTGGATTCCCAAACCAGGAAGGGAAGAGAAACGACCTTTAGGGATACCTACAACGAAAGACCGCGCCTTGCAAGCGCTTGTCAAACTGGCATTAGAGCCAGAATGGGAAGCGCGATTTGAACCAAACTCATACGGGTTCAGAGTAGGAAGATCCTGTCATGATGCAATTGAGGCAATCTTCAATGAAATTCGGTACAAACCAAAATTTGTACTGGATGCCGACATCAAGAGTTGTTTCGACCGCATCGACCATCAAGCACTGCTGAGGAAATTGAACACTTTTCCAACCTTGCATCGACAGATTCGTGCTTGGTTAAAAGCGGGAGTGATAGATGCCAAGCAGTTGTTTCCAACATCTGAGGGAACACCACAAGGGGGATGTAGTGCGCTACGAAGCGCAGTGTGGTAA
- a CDS encoding reverse transcriptase N-terminal domain-containing protein yields the protein MKDRFNLEIGAKEPLTDWTTIQWKLIKKRVKNLRQRIYRATQNYQWNRVRSLTKLMLRSYANLLLSVRRVTLENHGKKTAGIDGQRALTPADRVKLVDQMQEYTMWKVRPTKRVYIPKSNGKPRPLGIPVLQDRVAQAMVKNALEPSWEARFEANSYGFRPGVRFVG from the coding sequence GTGAAAGATAGATTCAACCTTGAAATCGGAGCGAAGGAACCGCTAACGGATTGGACAACCATTCAATGGAAGTTGATCAAAAAGCGTGTGAAAAACCTAAGACAGCGGATTTATCGTGCGACACAGAACTATCAGTGGAATCGGGTGAGAAGCCTGACAAAACTGATGTTACGCAGTTACGCCAACCTGCTGCTATCGGTGCGACGAGTCACTTTAGAAAATCACGGCAAGAAAACCGCCGGGATTGATGGTCAACGAGCTTTAACACCCGCTGACCGAGTGAAGCTAGTTGATCAGATGCAGGAATATACGATGTGGAAAGTCCGCCCGACTAAACGGGTTTACATTCCGAAATCAAATGGAAAACCAAGACCGCTCGGAATTCCTGTTCTACAAGATCGCGTCGCCCAAGCAATGGTCAAAAATGCCCTTGAACCGAGTTGGGAAGCTCGATTTGAAGCTAACAGCTACGGGTTTCGCCCCGGAGTGCGATTCGTTGGGTAG
- a CDS encoding tyrosine-type recombinase/integrase produces MAKFILFARTLARYPEPNLRCWDSPRYRRYSQTVRSIYVENYDGTRLRFARKKDGEEAIVPIRQAARDHIQAYLERRRAAREVLTDESPLFLSYDFHNSGKRLGYQGIYHFAKSRLGEATGIENLTPHRFRHTYASELVELGIDSLLARTLTGHRSEKVFERYIQGKQLAAAESAFYQALGEKVPDSKQQNPED; encoded by the coding sequence ATGGCAAAATTCATACTTTTCGCTCGAACTTTAGCAAGATACCCTGAGCCGAACTTGCGATGTTGGGATTCACCTCGATACCGACGGTACAGCCAAACTGTTCGCAGCATCTATGTGGAAAACTATGATGGAACGCGGTTGCGGTTTGCCAGGAAAAAAGATGGTGAAGAAGCGATCGTTCCCATTCGTCAAGCAGCACGCGACCACATTCAGGCGTATCTAGAACGAAGACGTGCTGCGCGAGAAGTGTTGACCGATGAAAGTCCACTGTTCTTGTCCTATGACTTTCATAATTCGGGGAAACGTTTGGGTTACCAAGGAATTTACCACTTTGCAAAGAGCCGATTGGGTGAGGCGACTGGAATTGAAAATTTAACCCCACACCGCTTTCGTCATACGTATGCGTCAGAATTGGTGGAGTTGGGGATTGATTCGCTGCTGGCACGAACGTTGACTGGGCATCGGTCAGAGAAGGTGTTTGAACGCTACATTCAGGGCAAGCAACTCGCAGCGGCGGAATCTGCGTTTTATCAAGCGCTTGGTGAGAAAGTGCCTGACTCGAAGCAGCAAAATCCCGAAGATTAA
- a CDS encoding transposase, protein MLLLCNAGFCHYKSTNGIKRHLAVDTLGLPFFTHCTRANVTDDQGLTEMLIDNLDYFRRKPVNIPKVTILLDHGYHPETIAYALQVFYPQILTKICFQLAPKPTKAAIGKTGFVPVATRWIIERFNAWMERCKSLIKNFECTLDHATAKINLCFIRLMLKHLAHG, encoded by the coding sequence ATTCTTCTATTATGCAACGCCGGATTCTGCCACTACAAATCGACCAATGGTATTAAGCGTCATTTAGCGGTCGATACATTAGGGCTACCGTTTTTCACGCACTGTACCAGGGCGAATGTCACCGACGACCAAGGCTTAACTGAAATGCTCATCGATAACTTAGACTACTTTCGTCGTAAGCCCGTGAACATTCCGAAAGTAACCATCTTGCTTGATCACGGGTATCATCCTGAAACCATTGCTTATGCTTTGCAAGTGTTTTATCCACAAATCCTGACGAAGATTTGCTTTCAACTTGCGCCGAAGCCGACGAAAGCAGCGATTGGGAAAACTGGATTCGTTCCCGTTGCGACCCGGTGGATCATCGAGCGTTTCAATGCGTGGATGGAGCGATGTAAGAGTTTAATCAAAAACTTTGAGTGTACCTTAGATCATGCCACAGCCAAGATTAATCTCTGCTTTATCCGATTGATGCTAAAGCACTTGGCGCATGGATAA
- a CDS encoding pyridoxamine 5'-phosphate oxidase family protein, whose protein sequence is MQTTEGNSIKLPGSSGEHLAQAKFGTTRRAFAFYNRQMLNYLNPLMREFIGEQELLFIATSDAHGECDCSLRAGAPGFVKVLNEKTVAYPEYRGNGVMASVGNILENPHIGMIFIDFFRHTVGLHINGKASIVENAELFDRADVSPEIIEESRTRGGHAPERWIFVEVEEAYIHCSKHIPFLKKLDKKIHWGTDDVQHKGGDAFKAKDCPRPWSTADSEVC, encoded by the coding sequence ATGCAAACAACAGAAGGAAACAGCATCAAGCTACCTGGTTCTAGCGGTGAACACCTCGCCCAAGCAAAATTTGGAACAACCCGACGAGCATTCGCATTCTACAACAGGCAAATGCTGAACTATCTCAACCCCTTAATGCGTGAATTCATCGGTGAACAGGAACTACTTTTTATCGCTACATCTGACGCTCATGGAGAATGCGATTGCTCACTTCGGGCAGGTGCGCCTGGGTTTGTTAAAGTGCTGAATGAGAAAACCGTTGCCTATCCAGAGTATCGAGGCAATGGGGTGATGGCGAGTGTGGGGAACATTCTAGAAAATCCGCACATTGGTATGATTTTTATTGATTTTTTCCGACATACAGTTGGGCTGCATATCAATGGGAAAGCGAGCATTGTTGAAAATGCAGAATTGTTCGATCGCGCTGATGTGTCGCCAGAAATCATTGAGGAAAGCCGGACTCGTGGCGGTCATGCTCCAGAACGTTGGATCTTTGTTGAAGTCGAAGAAGCTTATATTCATTGTTCCAAACACATTCCATTCCTGAAGAAACTAGACAAAAAGATCCACTGGGGCACAGATGATGTTCAGCACAAAGGAGGTGATGCTTTCAAAGCGAAAGACTGCCCACGTCCTTGGAGTACAGCAGATTCGGAAGTGTGTTGA
- a CDS encoding tetratricopeptide repeat protein, whose product MTELGIQIAESPTPKPAEALFERAIQIAEAIPTFTERTQALLTIARRLREVNQVSRSQQLIERAIQLSLDRVSEPVKDDYDKARQQEDLAIISAQLAEAGQVDRALQLVKTRISSNLRKGQALNKIAVAVAHQGNAQQARELLSEAVRSVKGDTEDYAYESNGSCGNEKFAIFSDIAKSLSLVSELDQALQVAETIWGCNSASGDAAQYYQAWAYLGILSHLETVEQLQQTWNSAKQMPQAPNVSGDPVERLMTWHELADKLIDLGDIPLALSITTQLSTLSKVKDGTRTYIYPEFLVEMGQKDLQKTALKLAKKRQFEAALQVTQLLADAPSRQDIVRKEIAGQLAHTKQLDKAMQVANSVSDTTMRTRSKLAIVENLQKVGLTAQADTLFESLIPMLTPESAPELIAIGQRDRALNLIAKLDGQSDAHQRILIETALQFVNLNQFKPALELSSKLKENGNRHPVLLAIAAQQVKLGQLDQAMELALSLKNSSHWELPPQRDRLLASIANEFVRSGQFEKARQAAEEISEDLARVAVISGLAK is encoded by the coding sequence TTGACAGAGCTTGGAATTCAAATCGCTGAAAGTCCGACTCCTAAACCTGCTGAGGCGCTATTCGAGAGAGCGATTCAGATAGCAGAAGCAATCCCTACTTTCACAGAGCGGACTCAAGCGTTGCTCACCATTGCTCGTAGACTTCGTGAAGTCAATCAAGTTTCAAGATCTCAGCAATTAATTGAACGAGCGATTCAACTTTCACTTGATCGCGTTTCAGAACCCGTCAAAGATGACTATGACAAGGCTCGACAACAGGAAGACCTAGCTATCATCAGCGCTCAACTTGCAGAAGCTGGACAGGTCGATCGCGCCCTTCAGTTAGTCAAAACTAGGATTTCCTCAAATCTGCGTAAAGGGCAAGCGCTCAACAAAATTGCGGTCGCAGTCGCACACCAAGGTAACGCTCAACAGGCTAGAGAGTTATTGAGTGAAGCTGTGCGATCGGTGAAAGGCGACACTGAAGACTACGCCTATGAATCGAACGGCAGTTGTGGGAATGAAAAGTTTGCAATTTTCTCAGACATTGCTAAAAGCTTAAGTTTAGTCTCAGAGTTAGATCAAGCGTTACAAGTTGCCGAAACGATATGGGGTTGCAACTCGGCATCAGGAGATGCAGCGCAGTATTATCAAGCTTGGGCTTACTTGGGAATTCTGAGTCACCTTGAAACTGTTGAGCAACTCCAACAAACTTGGAATAGTGCTAAACAGATGCCCCAAGCACCAAACGTTTCAGGAGATCCAGTCGAACGATTAATGACTTGGCATGAGCTTGCCGATAAGCTAATTGATTTAGGAGATATTCCACTGGCTTTATCAATCACAACCCAACTCTCTACACTCTCAAAGGTCAAAGATGGCACTCGAACATACATCTATCCAGAATTTTTAGTAGAAATGGGGCAGAAGGATTTGCAAAAAACTGCCCTTAAACTTGCTAAGAAGCGACAATTTGAGGCAGCTTTGCAAGTGACACAGCTACTAGCGGATGCCCCTTCTCGACAGGATATTGTTCGTAAAGAAATTGCGGGTCAACTTGCTCATACAAAACAGCTCGACAAGGCGATGCAAGTCGCAAACTCTGTTTCAGATACCACAATGAGAACAAGGAGCAAACTTGCGATCGTTGAGAATTTGCAAAAAGTAGGACTCACAGCTCAAGCTGATACTTTGTTCGAGAGTTTGATCCCAATGTTAACTCCTGAGTCTGCGCCTGAACTAATTGCGATCGGACAACGCGATCGCGCCCTCAATTTGATTGCTAAACTAGACGGGCAATCAGATGCACACCAACGAATTTTAATAGAAACTGCGCTGCAATTTGTGAACCTGAACCAGTTTAAGCCAGCTCTAGAACTCTCTAGCAAACTTAAAGAGAATGGAAATAGACATCCCGTTCTACTAGCGATCGCAGCACAACAGGTCAAACTTGGACAACTTGATCAAGCGATGGAATTAGCACTATCGCTCAAAAATAGCAGTCATTGGGAGTTACCTCCTCAGCGCGATCGTCTTTTGGCTAGTATTGCGAATGAGTTCGTTCGGTCAGGACAGTTCGAGAAAGCACGTCAAGCCGCAGAAGAGATTTCTGAGGATCTAGCCAGAGTAGCTGTGATCTCAGGACTTGCAAAGTAG
- a CDS encoding tetratricopeptide repeat protein yields the protein MTVQLFTIAKLYTQLENSATSQIILNTMFQRFMIGLLSFIPLFAVPAVAQTACQSFYPPGLSDRLSSLPISPEFEQQIRAMWQAEIAIEFLRANRPDRLEQINETIRFQMKLSPESVTVLRLLQNLAVEKTNDAIALVPSIQSSWLNSPAVALQLLELPLNDRTQWVLKVIETMPESSTYLELEKTDWLLNLAAQHQEADNPKQALALLEKARSRTGKTRIVTLIRLAEAYRKSGKPDIARSILDTVPARIETEVRSLDGSNSVKIFNLVNLGHQLALLGRSQKALSYLTQAEILLRKSPDPIYQSHIQLLALGYAAANRSTKAFEVIKLLQPNQADLAYALVAKQAAELGNDRFTIQAIQRIRPESTKAWSFDRQSLTVLPEIVEFYAKAGKFDLAQQVTASIQSPLFRIKSLATIVNYADRANQASLSNRIVAQMLQIASKLRSGTPEFEVANHLVKAGAVNRVQQLLNQVSLKDLKSQFVIAYLYARVGDFQTANQRLAAINVDRAAADLVASPTPNQYESHFELAPLSPSSGLGSFFSSARFAPSPSAIPAPQQKQFDKPVPIPSAKPSPATVTANRFEILGALAKHYAIAQNFQKANALIEQIPNQYCTFKSDVLAQVTKSAIAANQLEIALDALQKSDRLNQRASQLDPNFIRMQLIAIAKRYSQRNQFKEAALLLESALTLIP from the coding sequence GTGACAGTGCAACTGTTCACGATCGCGAAACTCTATACCCAGTTGGAAAATTCTGCAACCTCTCAAATTATCTTGAACACTATGTTTCAACGGTTTATGATCGGGCTTCTCTCTTTCATTCCATTGTTTGCAGTTCCCGCAGTCGCTCAAACTGCTTGCCAAAGTTTCTATCCTCCAGGACTTTCAGATCGGTTGAGTAGTCTGCCGATTTCACCAGAATTTGAACAGCAAATTCGAGCAATGTGGCAAGCTGAAATCGCGATCGAGTTTCTTCGTGCGAATCGCCCGGATCGTCTTGAGCAAATCAATGAAACAATTCGATTTCAAATGAAGCTTTCACCCGAATCTGTGACGGTATTAAGGTTGTTGCAGAATTTAGCAGTTGAAAAGACAAATGATGCGATCGCGCTTGTTCCCAGTATTCAATCTTCATGGCTGAACTCGCCTGCTGTGGCTCTTCAATTGCTAGAACTGCCGTTGAATGATAGAACACAATGGGTGCTCAAAGTCATTGAAACGATGCCAGAGTCTTCGACCTATCTTGAATTAGAGAAAACTGATTGGCTGTTAAATTTAGCTGCTCAACATCAAGAAGCAGACAATCCAAAGCAAGCTCTAGCGCTATTAGAAAAAGCTCGATCGCGCACAGGAAAGACTAGGATTGTAACCCTAATTCGACTGGCAGAAGCCTATCGCAAATCGGGAAAACCGGACATTGCACGATCGATACTCGACACTGTACCCGCTCGAATCGAGACCGAAGTGCGATCGCTCGATGGTTCCAATTCTGTCAAAATCTTCAATCTCGTGAATCTAGGACATCAACTTGCACTACTTGGTCGATCGCAGAAAGCTTTGTCCTATCTTACTCAAGCAGAAATACTGCTGCGGAAATCTCCAGACCCGATTTACCAGTCGCACATTCAATTATTAGCATTAGGTTATGCTGCTGCGAATCGATCGACAAAAGCATTTGAAGTGATCAAATTGCTGCAACCTAATCAAGCGGATTTAGCTTATGCGTTAGTGGCGAAACAAGCGGCGGAATTGGGGAACGATCGTTTCACAATTCAAGCCATCCAGCGAATTCGACCTGAATCAACAAAAGCCTGGAGCTTCGATAGACAATCGCTGACCGTGTTACCTGAGATTGTCGAATTCTATGCAAAAGCAGGCAAGTTTGATCTGGCTCAACAAGTCACGGCTTCAATTCAGTCTCCGTTATTCCGGATCAAGTCGCTAGCTACGATCGTAAACTATGCTGATCGCGCAAATCAAGCATCGCTCTCGAATCGAATTGTTGCTCAAATGTTGCAGATTGCTTCTAAATTGCGGTCAGGCACTCCAGAGTTTGAAGTTGCGAATCACTTGGTTAAGGCTGGTGCAGTTAATCGAGTGCAGCAACTTCTCAACCAAGTCTCACTCAAAGATCTAAAATCGCAATTCGTGATCGCTTATCTCTATGCGAGAGTTGGTGATTTTCAAACTGCGAATCAGCGACTAGCTGCCATTAATGTCGATCGTGCAGCGGCTGATCTAGTTGCTTCTCCGACCCCGAATCAGTACGAGTCCCACTTCGAGTTAGCTCCGCTGTCTCCATCTTCTGGATTAGGATCATTCTTCTCTTCAGCCCGTTTCGCCCCATCACCTTCCGCGATTCCTGCTCCTCAGCAAAAACAATTCGACAAACCTGTACCAATTCCGAGCGCAAAGCCTTCCCCTGCAACTGTGACAGCAAATCGATTTGAAATTCTAGGTGCATTAGCGAAACATTATGCGATCGCTCAAAATTTCCAGAAAGCGAATGCTCTGATCGAACAGATTCCGAATCAATATTGCACCTTCAAATCTGATGTTCTCGCACAAGTGACAAAAAGCGCGATCGCAGCTAACCAGCTAGAAATTGCTCTCGATGCGTTGCAAAAGAGCGATCGTCTGAATCAACGCGCCTCACAGCTTGATCCGAACTTCATCAGAATGCAACTAATCGCGATCGCGAAACGCTATTCCCAACGGAATCAATTCAAAGAAGCTGCTCTTTTACTAGAATCTGCACTCACTCTAATTCCATAA
- a CDS encoding calcium-binding protein, with protein MSLTGTAGNDSLIGSTTSDTLPGQTGNDYLDGKNGADTYLFNALDGADILGDSSPDASVDVLVLSGAGLESTNVRATRVNTDDVQLSFGGSSASILLKNQLFGGLSANYGVESIRFANGTTWTEAQLRSALR; from the coding sequence ATGAGTCTAACGGGCACTGCTGGAAATGATTCGCTCATTGGCAGCACTACAAGCGATACTTTGCCGGGACAAACCGGCAATGATTACCTTGATGGTAAAAATGGTGCAGATACCTATCTTTTCAATGCGCTTGATGGTGCAGATATCCTCGGTGATAGTAGTCCTGATGCGAGTGTGGATGTGCTGGTACTATCGGGAGCAGGTCTCGAATCGACAAACGTTCGAGCAACCCGCGTGAATACTGATGATGTGCAGCTTTCCTTTGGGGGAAGTTCAGCATCGATTTTGCTGAAGAATCAACTCTTTGGCGGTCTTTCTGCAAACTATGGAGTGGAGAGTATCCGGTTTGCAAATGGAACCACTTGGACAGAAGCTCAACTCCGGAGTGCACTCCGTTAA
- a CDS encoding IS630 family transposase (programmed frameshift), giving the protein MPKAYSRDLREKAIAAIDRGVPKHEVITMFNISRDSLDRWLKRRADTGDFEAIQGYQRGHSHRIVDWERFRAFVKQHGDKTQEELAELWHDSVSSRTISRALARIGFTRKKTYGYRERDEVKRAEFLEQLAEIEPSRRVYVDEAGMDQRDDYGYGWCEAGQRFEAVKSGRRGGRINMIAAYCERQLQAPFTVEGSCNRTIFETWLETCLVPQLQPNQVVILDNATFHHGGRVAEIIEAAGCHLLYLPPYSPDFNRIEKCWAWLKSRTRKRLGQAPSLRHAMEAVLKDATA; this is encoded by the exons ATGCCGAAAGCTTACAGTCGAGATTTGCGGGAAAAAGCGATTGCCGCAATTGATCGTGGTGTGCCTAAACATGAAGTCATCACCATGTTCAACATTAGTCGTGATAGTCTTGACCGTTGGCTTAAACGACGTGCAGATACCGGAGATTTTGAAGCTATTCAAGGCTATCAACGCGGACACAGCCATCGGATTGTCGATTGGGAGCGGTTTCGTGCGTTTGTCAAACAGCATGGCGACAAGACCCAGGAAGAACTTGCAGAACTGTGGCACGACTCCGTGAGTTCGCGAACCATCTCACGGGCTTTAGCTCGAATTGGATTCACGCGG AAAAAGACCTACGGCTATCGTGAACGCGATGAAGTGAAACGGGCGGAATTTCTCGAACAACTTGCCGAAATCGAGCCGTCGCGGCGTGTCTACGTGGATGAAGCGGGCATGGATCAGCGCGATGACTATGGCTATGGTTGGTGCGAAGCGGGGCAACGATTTGAAGCTGTCAAATCTGGACGACGGGGCGGACGCATCAACATGATTGCAGCGTACTGTGAGCGACAACTCCAAGCGCCGTTCACGGTTGAAGGCTCGTGTAATCGAACCATCTTTGAGACCTGGCTCGAAACTTGCTTAGTTCCGCAACTTCAGCCCAATCAAGTGGTGATTCTCGACAACGCGACTTTTCATCATGGTGGACGGGTGGCTGAAATTATTGAGGCGGCAGGCTGCCATCTCCTTTATCTACCGCCCTATTCTCCAGACTTCAATCGGATTGAAAAGTGTTGGGCTTGGCTCAAAAGTCGCACTCGCAAGCGCTTAGGCCAAGCTCCATCCTTGCGCCATGCAATGGAAGCTGTTCTCAAAGATGCAACGGCTTAA